One window of Amaranthus tricolor cultivar Red isolate AtriRed21 chromosome 13, ASM2621246v1, whole genome shotgun sequence genomic DNA carries:
- the LOC130797698 gene encoding NDR1/HIN1-like protein 13, with product MADRVYPTAKPNPPPAALNGGSTIPNGSAGPAKTGQLYNPNRPRPVYRPQQNRRSNRSCSCRKCCCLTFIYTLIAILSLLLLAAIAGCIFYVLYHPKHPKFSVSSIRISKFNLSSSDSSGFTHLNSRLDFTLTAKNPNKKKITFVNDPTSVKISVAGVDAGNATLPAFTHVAGNTTIMKATVISDRTRNFDSDTVSQLRSDLSKKSGFPVSVELNTMVEVQIGKIKTKKIGIRVTCEGIKGFQPKNASSKTPTPGTTSDAKCKVDLRIKIWKFTF from the coding sequence ATGGCGGATAGAGTTTACCCAACCGCCAAACCTAACCCACCACCAGCAGCCTTAAACGGCGGTTCAACCATCCCAAACGGAAGTGCAGGTCCAGCTAAAACCGGCCAACTCTACAACCCGAACCGTCCTCGTCCGGTTTACCGTCCTCAACAAAACCGGCGTTCAAACCGGTCATGTTCTTGTAGAAAATGTTGTTGTCTTACCTTCATTTACACACTAATCGCTATTCTCTCTCTCCTCCTTTTAGCCGCCATTGCCGGCTGCATTTTCTACGTTCTGTACCACCCTAAACACCCGAAGTTCTCCGTTTCCTCAATTCGGATCTCCAAATTCAATCTCTCATCTTCCGACTCGTCCGGGTTCACTCACCTTAACTCAAGACTCGACTTCACACTCACTGCCAAAAACCCTAACAAAAAGAAAATCACATTCGTAAACGATCCTACGTCGGTCAAAATTTCCGTCGCCGGTGTCGATGCCGGTAACGCGACTCTCCCAGCGTTCACACACGTTGCAGGAAACACGACGATTATGAAAGCTACTGTAATTAGTGACAGAACTCGAAATTTTGACTCGGATACAGTGAGTCAACTCAGATCAGATCTATCAAAAAAAAGTGGATTCCCTGTGTCGGTAGAGCTGAATACAATGGTGGAAGTACAGATTGGAAagatcaaaacaaagaaaatcggAATTAGGGTTACATGTGAAGGGATTAAAGGTTTTCAGCCTAAAAATGCAAGTTCTAAGACACCGACTCCAGGAACGACGTCGGATGCTAAATGTAAGGTTGATCTTAGAATTAAGATCTGGAAATTtactttctaa